In the genome of Aminivibrio pyruvatiphilus, one region contains:
- a CDS encoding amidohydrolase family protein, with protein MTGNCMDCGEYVLGRGVVADGAGLFLEDGALLVSGGRIVEIGPWETVRRDDIPFFDVEGRLILPGLVNFHHHLYSFFAPGISPAGPTETFPEILENLWWRLDRMIDEESLYYSVLMGALDSLSFGVTSIFDHHASMNLDRGSLDVAAEAVSHAGIRAVLCLETSDRQGKEAMKRQVAENIAFWEKHRSDPFLGGMFGLHANLTLSEETLGFIAAEKAAEMPVHVHCGEAPEDLAFCREQGYAGPVDRLNAFGLLDGDSFMIHCVHLSEKDYSLLGEINPVVVLNPESNANNRVGTPDRDRLPGHLLGTDGMSGDMVAALRSYLLLGAGGGEPYSRMADMMFRLPEKVLQRHLPVRTGFRPGAAADIAVLDYIPLSPVSEVNLLGHLLFGAKGGKAHLTAVNGKILWRKGAFPGHDMDSLRFRAKRAASALSLRFRNL; from the coding sequence ATGACCGGAAACTGCATGGACTGCGGAGAATATGTCCTTGGAAGGGGTGTAGTGGCCGACGGGGCGGGGCTGTTTCTCGAGGACGGTGCACTCCTCGTTTCCGGGGGCCGGATCGTGGAGATCGGCCCCTGGGAAACCGTCCGGAGGGACGACATTCCCTTCTTCGACGTGGAAGGCCGCCTGATTCTTCCGGGACTCGTAAATTTCCACCACCATCTGTATTCCTTCTTCGCCCCGGGGATCTCCCCGGCCGGTCCGACGGAGACTTTTCCCGAGATTCTCGAAAATCTCTGGTGGCGGCTTGACAGGATGATCGACGAGGAGTCGCTCTATTATTCAGTGCTCATGGGAGCCCTTGATTCCCTTTCCTTCGGGGTGACCTCGATTTTTGACCATCATGCCTCCATGAACCTTGACAGGGGAAGCCTCGATGTGGCCGCGGAAGCCGTTTCCCATGCCGGGATCCGGGCGGTGCTCTGCCTCGAGACCTCAGACCGGCAGGGGAAAGAGGCCATGAAGCGCCAGGTGGCGGAGAATATAGCCTTCTGGGAGAAGCACCGCAGCGACCCCTTCCTGGGAGGGATGTTCGGTCTTCATGCCAACCTGACCCTTTCGGAGGAGACTCTCGGTTTCATTGCGGCGGAAAAGGCTGCAGAAATGCCCGTTCACGTTCATTGTGGGGAGGCCCCGGAGGACCTCGCCTTCTGCCGGGAGCAGGGGTACGCCGGGCCGGTGGACCGCCTGAACGCCTTTGGTCTCCTGGACGGGGACAGCTTCATGATCCACTGTGTCCATCTCTCGGAGAAGGATTATTCCCTCCTCGGGGAGATCAATCCTGTGGTCGTGCTGAATCCTGAATCGAACGCCAACAACCGGGTCGGAACGCCGGACAGGGACAGGCTTCCCGGCCATCTCCTGGGGACGGACGGAATGTCGGGAGACATGGTGGCCGCCCTCCGATCATACCTGCTTCTCGGAGCCGGGGGCGGGGAGCCCTATTCCAGAATGGCGGACATGATGTTCCGTTTGCCTGAAAAGGTTCTTCAGAGACATCTCCCTGTCCGGACGGGATTCCGGCCGGGAGCTGCGGCGGATATCGCGGTCCTGGATTATATTCCTCTTTCTCCTGTCTCGGAGGTAAACCTTCTCGGGCATCTCCTGTTCGGGGCAAAGGGCGGTAAAGCCCATCTCACGGCGGTCAACGGAAAAATTCTCTGGCGGAAGGGAGCGTTTCCCGGTCATGACATGGACTCTCTCCGGTTCCGGGCCAAAAGGGCCGCTTCGGCGCTGTCGCTCCGTTTTCGAAATTTGTGA
- a CDS encoding (2Fe-2S)-binding protein, with translation MKGTFFINGRKEEWSFAPDAVLLDVLRENGCTEVHRGCGEGICGTCAVVVEGSLVNSCQVFAASAQEKEILTVAGIGSIHAPHPLQTAFVETGAVQCGFCTPAMILAAYCLLKKTPNPTDDEIRRALDGNSCRCTGYVKIIEAVRLAARRMSSHE, from the coding sequence ATGAAGGGAACATTTTTCATCAACGGGCGGAAAGAGGAGTGGTCCTTCGCTCCGGACGCCGTCCTTCTGGACGTGCTGCGGGAGAACGGATGCACCGAAGTCCACAGGGGCTGCGGGGAAGGAATCTGCGGTACCTGTGCCGTGGTCGTGGAGGGTTCCCTGGTGAATTCCTGCCAGGTCTTCGCCGCTTCGGCCCAGGAGAAGGAGATTCTCACCGTGGCCGGCATCGGTTCCATTCACGCCCCTCATCCTCTGCAGACCGCCTTTGTCGAAACAGGGGCGGTACAGTGCGGTTTCTGCACTCCGGCCATGATCCTGGCAGCCTACTGCCTTCTGAAAAAGACGCCGAACCCCACCGATGACGAGATCCGCAGGGCCCTTGACGGCAATTCCTGCCGCTGCACCGGGTATGTCAAGATCATCGAGGCGGTCCGTCTCGCCGCAAGGAGGATGAGCAGCCATGAGTGA
- a CDS encoding xanthine dehydrogenase family protein molybdopterin-binding subunit, whose protein sequence is MSDFSVVGKPVLKVDSLSLACGTARYTADFEVKNPLHLVFFYSPHAHAEILSIDDGPARGMEGVVDVFHSGNTRSELYTTAGQGYPEPSPYDTALFNKRVRYVGDIVGAVLAESAAAAREAAGAVRVEYRQLEPLFDPEKSMDPGSPCLHGDGAFAPLPVPYRPEENVAGEVLFSFGDVEKGFAEADFIEEETYRTHYANHCAMEPHAATATFDEKGRLVIYTTTQVPFHARRTVSRVTGIPAHRIRVVKPRIGGGFGSKQEIILEPYVALAAWKYKRSVKAELTRPEVFTTARTRHPMRVRIKTGVKKDGTITALEMNDIMNTGAYGAHALTVLSNAGSKVLPMFNKIPNVSFTGRAVYTTLPVGGAYRGYGATQGYFAFNQHVDGICRKLGTDFVDFVKKWHIREGETSEVFKAIGEGTEGVSQIIKSCKLSECLDRGAEEIGWNRLRAKRITSGSWVKGVGAAVSMQGSGIPKVDMGSASMKMNDDGSFNLYVGATDIGTGSDTILSQIAAETLKVPVEMILILSSDTDLTPFDTGAYASSTTYVSGQAVLRCAGKIRDQILSAASVLMGAPAESLILGDGGVVVNRQTGEESSFSKIACFTLYSHDQFQIQAGASYTGGESPAPFMAHFAEVDVDLETGKVRLVKFVSAGDCGRPINPVLTEGQIEGATMNGISYALTEQYLFDPRGKMTNSSFWDYKIFGTLDLPVMKTILAESDEPTGPYGAKSISEIGINGPAPAIANAIFDATGRRIYDLPLTPEKVLASLKGVK, encoded by the coding sequence ATGAGTGATTTTTCCGTGGTCGGAAAACCGGTCCTGAAGGTGGACTCCCTTTCCCTGGCCTGCGGGACGGCACGGTATACCGCAGACTTCGAGGTGAAGAATCCTCTCCATCTCGTCTTCTTTTATTCCCCCCACGCCCATGCGGAGATACTGTCCATCGACGATGGTCCCGCACGGGGCATGGAGGGGGTGGTGGATGTCTTTCATTCGGGCAACACCCGGTCGGAGCTGTACACCACGGCCGGGCAGGGATATCCCGAACCCTCTCCCTACGATACCGCTCTCTTCAACAAGAGGGTGAGATATGTTGGCGATATCGTCGGTGCGGTGCTGGCGGAATCGGCCGCGGCTGCCCGGGAGGCGGCAGGGGCTGTTCGGGTGGAGTACCGTCAGCTCGAACCCCTCTTCGATCCGGAAAAATCCATGGATCCGGGGTCCCCCTGCCTCCACGGTGACGGCGCTTTTGCGCCCCTTCCCGTGCCGTATCGGCCGGAAGAGAATGTGGCGGGGGAAGTGCTCTTTTCCTTCGGCGACGTGGAAAAGGGTTTCGCCGAGGCGGACTTCATCGAGGAGGAAACCTACAGGACCCACTACGCGAACCACTGTGCCATGGAACCCCACGCGGCAACGGCCACCTTCGACGAAAAGGGCAGGCTGGTCATCTACACCACGACCCAGGTTCCCTTCCACGCCCGGCGGACGGTCAGCAGGGTGACGGGCATTCCCGCCCACAGGATCAGGGTCGTGAAGCCGCGGATCGGCGGAGGATTCGGCAGCAAGCAGGAGATCATCCTCGAGCCCTATGTTGCCCTGGCGGCGTGGAAATACAAGAGGAGCGTAAAGGCTGAGCTAACACGGCCCGAGGTCTTCACCACCGCGAGGACGAGGCACCCCATGAGAGTCCGTATAAAGACCGGCGTAAAGAAGGACGGCACCATAACCGCCCTGGAAATGAACGACATCATGAATACCGGCGCCTACGGCGCCCATGCGCTGACGGTGCTCTCCAACGCGGGATCGAAAGTCCTGCCCATGTTCAACAAGATCCCGAACGTCTCCTTCACCGGACGAGCGGTCTACACCACCCTACCGGTGGGCGGAGCCTACCGTGGATACGGTGCCACCCAGGGGTACTTCGCCTTCAACCAGCATGTGGACGGCATCTGCAGAAAACTCGGAACGGATTTCGTCGACTTCGTGAAGAAGTGGCATATCCGCGAAGGGGAAACCTCGGAAGTTTTCAAAGCTATAGGGGAAGGTACGGAGGGAGTCAGCCAGATCATCAAGTCCTGCAAGCTGTCCGAGTGCCTGGACCGCGGAGCGGAGGAAATCGGGTGGAACAGGCTCCGGGCAAAGAGGATCACCTCCGGCTCGTGGGTCAAGGGTGTGGGTGCCGCCGTTTCCATGCAGGGGTCGGGCATCCCGAAGGTGGACATGGGAAGCGCCTCCATGAAAATGAACGACGACGGTTCCTTCAACCTGTACGTGGGGGCCACCGATATCGGCACGGGGTCGGACACCATCCTCAGCCAGATTGCCGCGGAAACCCTGAAGGTGCCCGTGGAAATGATTCTCATCCTTTCCTCCGACACGGACCTTACCCCCTTTGACACCGGGGCCTATGCTTCCTCCACCACCTATGTCTCGGGCCAGGCGGTGCTTCGCTGCGCAGGGAAGATCAGGGACCAGATCCTGTCCGCGGCCTCAGTCCTCATGGGCGCTCCCGCTGAATCGCTCATTCTCGGCGACGGCGGGGTCGTGGTGAACAGGCAGACCGGGGAGGAATCGTCCTTTTCGAAAATCGCCTGTTTCACCCTGTACAGCCACGACCAGTTCCAGATCCAGGCCGGCGCCTCCTATACGGGAGGTGAATCGCCGGCGCCCTTTATGGCTCACTTCGCCGAGGTTGACGTGGATCTGGAAACAGGAAAAGTCCGCCTTGTGAAGTTTGTCTCCGCCGGAGACTGCGGGAGGCCCATCAATCCCGTCCTCACCGAGGGACAGATCGAAGGGGCCACCATGAACGGCATAAGCTACGCCCTCACGGAGCAGTATCTCTTTGATCCGCGGGGGAAGATGACGAACAGCTCCTTCTGGGACTACAAGATCTTCGGCACCCTGGATCTGCCGGTGATGAAGACCATTCTGGCGGAGTCTGACGAGCCCACGGGTCCCTACGGCGCGAAATCCATTTCCGAGATAGGCATCAACGGACCGGCGCCGGCCATCGCCAACGCCATTTTTGACGCTACGGGCAGGCGGATCTATGACCTTCCGCTGACTCCCGAGAAGGTGCTTGCGTCGCTGAAGGGTGTCAAATGA
- a CDS encoding cold-shock protein has protein sequence MTTQGTVKWFNATKGYGFLTSDDGRDVFVHFSAIQGDGFKTLDEGQRVSFQITQGSKGDQAADVVKL, from the coding sequence TTGACAACCCAGGGAACAGTTAAGTGGTTCAACGCGACAAAGGGCTACGGATTTCTCACCAGCGACGATGGAAGGGACGTTTTCGTCCACTTCAGCGCCATTCAGGGTGACGGATTCAAGACTCTTGACGAAGGTCAGCGGGTGTCTTTTCAGATCACCCAGGGATCCAAGGGAGATCAGGCTGCTGACGTTGTAAAGCTCTAG
- a CDS encoding FAD binding domain-containing protein, producing MKITCVINGTFRVLDARPLDRLLDILRSMGLSGAKEGCGEGECGACAVLLDGELVNSCMIPAMQVHGRTVLTAEGLGSPENPDLLQRAYAEEGAVQCGFCIPGMVMASRALLARDPHPDRTVIRTGLAGNLCRCTGYEKIIRAVEKAAGMGYGEGIPPFAGPVCDYPPEFSEEERKSFFQPSSIAEAIEIRAEYGDEITFLAGTTDFYPDLKNDKVEVKKVLDLSRVEELRAITRKDGELFVGACASDSMIMEHPEVLSLFPALARAAELSGARAVQNRATLGGNLASASGAADLPVPLLVLGASVILRSVRGERRVPMEEFFAGYRKTVMKQDEILRGVSLPLPRGSLRQAFFKRGSRAALTLSRISVACSAVLEEGTLKDVRIAAGSMSAFPVRLPETEGYLSGKKLSCVLANEAADRASREINPRTSGEFRKTVTGNLVRKFLLSLSPKEELNGR from the coding sequence ATGAAAATAACCTGTGTCATCAACGGGACGTTCCGGGTGCTGGATGCCCGTCCGCTGGACCGTCTCCTCGATATTTTGCGGAGCATGGGGCTTTCAGGGGCGAAGGAAGGGTGCGGGGAGGGGGAGTGCGGCGCATGTGCCGTCCTTCTTGACGGAGAGCTTGTCAATTCATGCATGATCCCCGCCATGCAGGTCCACGGACGGACTGTGCTCACGGCTGAAGGGCTGGGTTCGCCGGAGAACCCGGACCTGCTGCAGAGAGCGTATGCCGAAGAGGGAGCCGTTCAGTGCGGTTTCTGCATTCCCGGAATGGTGATGGCCTCCAGGGCTCTTCTCGCCCGGGATCCTCACCCGGACCGAACTGTGATCAGAACGGGCCTTGCCGGAAACCTGTGCCGCTGCACCGGCTACGAGAAAATCATCAGGGCCGTAGAAAAGGCAGCCGGCATGGGGTACGGGGAAGGAATACCGCCTTTCGCCGGACCGGTGTGCGATTATCCGCCGGAGTTTTCCGAAGAGGAAAGGAAATCCTTCTTCCAGCCTTCCTCTATCGCTGAAGCCATTGAAATACGGGCCGAATACGGTGATGAAATAACTTTCCTCGCCGGAACGACAGATTTCTATCCCGACCTGAAAAACGATAAGGTTGAGGTGAAGAAGGTGCTCGACCTCTCCCGGGTGGAGGAGCTCAGGGCGATCACCCGGAAGGACGGAGAGCTGTTCGTCGGGGCCTGCGCCAGTGACAGCATGATCATGGAACATCCCGAAGTTCTCTCTCTTTTTCCCGCCCTTGCCCGGGCGGCGGAGCTGAGCGGGGCCCGGGCGGTGCAGAACAGGGCTACCCTGGGCGGCAACCTGGCCTCCGCTTCGGGAGCCGCGGACCTTCCCGTCCCCCTGCTGGTTCTCGGGGCGTCGGTCATCCTGAGGAGTGTCCGGGGAGAACGGCGGGTCCCCATGGAGGAATTCTTTGCCGGCTACAGGAAGACGGTTATGAAACAGGATGAAATTCTGAGGGGAGTGTCTCTCCCCCTTCCCAGGGGGTCGCTGCGCCAGGCGTTTTTCAAGCGGGGTTCCAGGGCCGCCCTGACTCTTTCCAGGATATCGGTCGCCTGTTCCGCCGTTCTTGAGGAAGGCACTCTGAAGGATGTCCGCATAGCAGCGGGAAGCATGTCCGCCTTTCCGGTCCGCCTTCCGGAGACCGAGGGGTATCTCTCGGGAAAAAAGCTGTCCTGCGTCCTGGCAAATGAAGCTGCGGACAGGGCCTCCCGGGAGATCAATCCCCGGACGTCGGGAGAATTCAGGAAAACGGTAACGGGAAATCTTGTGAGGAAATTTCTCCTTTCCCTCTCTCCCAAGGAGGAGCTGAACGGCAGATAA
- the tig gene encoding trigger factor — MRSEMLSQEKNVLSIKVEFEPGEFARNVDKAVKELASKVNIPGFRKGHAPRKILEMRFGKQAIFAEALETMLPDAIEEIVKEYELDLIDEPSVKIEKMEEGSPVEVVLTFEVSPEITLPQLEDISVERAVADVSDETLEGTVQEILKQNSTLVPVEGRPISGTDTVAIEYFTILSGENGEEERHGPDTTTLDLSQSSVRTEIRDALLGKEPGGQAEAEVMVEEDYPEKNLVGKTLRYDMTVTEVKERVLPELTPELFQKILHQECASEEEFREEVKKRIHERMQAENQSRAEYDAVELISGKADLDVPETLITRQVEAMKKEDEEKIQRSRNISMDEYLQETGTTKEQYEEGIRKQAETIVRRSLVLDRIAEDLKVSVEKEDFEAEMATLASTYKIDADRLVNSLFKDEKRLMEVANRIKYRKTVKAIMEAVRVSDAAAPVTEEQQNG; from the coding sequence ATGAGATCCGAGATGCTTTCCCAGGAAAAAAATGTTCTCTCCATCAAGGTGGAGTTTGAACCGGGGGAATTTGCCAGGAACGTAGACAAGGCAGTCAAAGAGCTTGCGTCCAAGGTGAACATTCCTGGATTCAGGAAAGGGCATGCCCCCAGAAAAATTCTTGAGATGCGGTTCGGTAAGCAGGCCATATTCGCCGAGGCGCTGGAGACAATGCTCCCCGACGCTATAGAGGAAATCGTGAAAGAGTATGAACTGGACCTTATCGACGAGCCGTCCGTAAAGATCGAGAAGATGGAGGAGGGCAGCCCCGTGGAGGTGGTGCTTACCTTCGAGGTGTCCCCGGAGATAACCCTTCCCCAGCTTGAGGATATTTCGGTGGAAAGAGCGGTTGCCGATGTTTCCGACGAGACGCTGGAAGGGACCGTCCAGGAGATTCTGAAACAGAACTCCACCCTGGTCCCGGTGGAGGGACGTCCCATTTCCGGGACCGACACGGTCGCCATTGAATACTTCACCATCCTCTCCGGAGAAAACGGGGAAGAGGAACGGCACGGACCGGACACGACCACCCTCGATCTCTCCCAGTCCTCCGTGAGGACCGAGATCAGGGATGCCCTTCTCGGCAAGGAGCCGGGCGGGCAGGCAGAAGCGGAAGTGATGGTCGAGGAGGACTATCCCGAGAAAAATCTCGTGGGCAAAACCCTCCGCTATGACATGACCGTCACGGAAGTGAAGGAGAGGGTGCTCCCCGAGCTCACCCCGGAGTTATTCCAAAAGATTCTCCATCAGGAATGCGCTTCGGAAGAGGAGTTCCGCGAAGAAGTCAAAAAGAGGATTCACGAGAGAATGCAGGCTGAAAACCAGTCCAGGGCAGAATACGACGCGGTGGAGCTGATTTCCGGAAAAGCTGACCTCGACGTTCCCGAAACCCTGATCACCAGGCAGGTCGAAGCGATGAAGAAGGAAGACGAGGAGAAAATCCAGCGCAGCCGGAATATCTCCATGGACGAATACCTTCAGGAGACCGGCACCACGAAAGAGCAGTACGAGGAAGGCATCAGAAAGCAGGCGGAGACCATCGTCCGCCGATCCCTCGTTCTCGACAGGATTGCCGAAGACCTGAAGGTTTCTGTGGAAAAGGAAGATTTCGAGGCTGAGATGGCCACCCTGGCCTCAACCTATAAAATAGACGCCGACCGTCTGGTCAACAGCCTCTTCAAGG
- a CDS encoding dihydroorotate dehydrogenase — MADLSSRVHNVYFSNPVLTAAGPNVGTAARLREAVAGGAGGIVTKTVSVVPAKDPRPTIRKASCGGLLNCETWAETPVEEYLEAYREVKRAGVPLIASIGYTPDDVRTLGRLLEKEVGPDIIEFSTHYTGKSLDPLLDVAKALREAVSVPVWMKVSPNTPDIEELAVRASEIVDGFVAINSFGPALDFDVDTAKPPLGSTYGQGWLSGPPIRPIALRIVYQIASVQPKPVIGVGGIYTGRDALQFLMAGASLVQICSAAIQHGPDIYGKVAGEIGEWMDSSGYASLDDVRGQYMRNVMARNARSGLK, encoded by the coding sequence ATGGCGGATCTTTCTTCACGGGTGCATAATGTCTATTTTTCCAATCCGGTACTGACAGCCGCAGGGCCGAATGTGGGAACGGCGGCAAGGCTGCGGGAGGCTGTGGCAGGCGGAGCCGGGGGGATCGTGACGAAAACGGTTTCAGTGGTTCCCGCGAAGGACCCGAGGCCCACCATACGGAAAGCCTCGTGCGGCGGCCTTCTCAACTGCGAAACCTGGGCCGAGACTCCGGTGGAGGAATACCTGGAAGCCTACCGGGAAGTCAAGCGGGCAGGGGTTCCCCTCATTGCCTCCATCGGCTACACCCCTGACGATGTGAGGACCCTGGGGAGGCTGCTGGAAAAAGAAGTGGGGCCCGATATCATCGAGTTTTCCACCCACTATACGGGTAAATCCCTCGACCCCCTCCTCGACGTGGCCAAAGCCCTCCGGGAGGCCGTATCCGTTCCCGTCTGGATGAAAGTTTCTCCCAACACGCCGGATATCGAGGAGCTGGCGGTGAGAGCGTCGGAAATTGTGGACGGTTTTGTGGCTATCAACTCCTTCGGACCGGCCCTGGATTTCGACGTTGACACGGCGAAGCCTCCACTGGGCTCGACCTACGGCCAGGGGTGGCTTTCGGGACCCCCGATCCGCCCCATCGCCCTCCGCATTGTCTACCAGATAGCATCGGTCCAGCCGAAGCCCGTAATCGGCGTGGGAGGGATTTACACAGGCAGGGACGCCCTTCAGTTTCTCATGGCCGGAGCCTCCCTGGTGCAGATCTGTTCCGCAGCCATTCAGCACGGGCCGGACATATACGGAAAGGTGGCCGGGGAAATTGGGGAGTGGATGGATTCCTCGGGGTATGCCTCCCTTGATGACGTCCGCGGCCAGTACATGAGAAACGTGATGGCCAGGAACGCCCGATCGGGCCTGAAGTAG
- a CDS encoding xanthine dehydrogenase family protein molybdopterin-binding subunit — protein sequence MDQKTVVVGSRLPRTDGLAKACGTTQYLDDLTIEGCWVGGTVRARVPRGRIREIRQDLSFDWSRAVLVTARDIPGLNVVSMIRDDYPALADPLVSFPTQAVALIAAPDPETLREALAAVSMDVEELPPVLTVEDSIACTQVIWGDSNVMDEYSVVSGNAEGAFASADLIVEGIYRTKHQEHVYLEPQGMAAIPREDGSLEVIGSMQCPYYVHSALVKGLGFSPEKVMVRQTETGGGFGGKEDYPSILGLHAALLALKSGRPVKMVYDRKEDLLCTTKRHPSVIRHRTGVKKDGTLVAAEIDIILDGGAFTTMSKVVLSRSILHATGCYFIPHVSVRARAVATNTPPNGAFRGFGVPQSNFAIERHMDRIAEILGMDPLDLRKKNILKNGSSFPYGQVLGEGMSAELVLDRVLEMSGYREKRRLFAEENRKNPFLRKGIGLSLGLHGGGFTGSGEEYISGSSSVRVSGGERVEVLVSSVEMGQGASTVLAMIAAETLGLDLMSVVHHVPDTSVVPNSGPTVASRTTMYVGKTVQDACISLVEQMAEKAAELEEFAGKRFSYEKGVFAAGEKDRIPFFEMAKRLASFPGILSATARYRPIPGFSWDESTYTGDAYKAYAWIANVVEVEVDMDTFEISPRKAYVSAEIGKAVSPVLASGQIEGGSLQAFGYAYLEDVGMKNGSYTTAHLNQYLIPTTLDTPDFSVDLQEVPFSGGPYGAKGLGELPMDSGAPALVAAVGHAAGVFPEGIPVTGEYLHSLLRKNKKERKAGEQ from the coding sequence TTGGACCAGAAAACGGTCGTAGTGGGTTCTCGGCTTCCGAGAACCGATGGCCTGGCAAAAGCGTGCGGGACCACACAATACCTGGATGACCTGACCATAGAGGGATGCTGGGTGGGCGGGACGGTGCGCGCCCGGGTGCCCCGGGGAAGAATACGGGAAATCCGGCAGGATCTCTCTTTTGACTGGAGCCGGGCCGTGCTGGTCACGGCCCGGGACATCCCCGGACTCAATGTGGTTTCCATGATCCGGGACGATTACCCCGCCCTGGCCGATCCTCTTGTTTCTTTCCCGACCCAGGCGGTTGCCCTGATTGCGGCACCGGATCCGGAAACGCTCAGGGAGGCCCTCGCGGCAGTTTCGATGGACGTGGAGGAACTGCCCCCCGTCCTCACCGTGGAGGACTCCATCGCCTGCACCCAGGTCATCTGGGGGGACAGCAACGTCATGGACGAATATTCGGTTGTCTCGGGAAATGCCGAAGGGGCATTTGCCTCCGCAGACCTTATAGTTGAAGGAATTTACAGGACAAAGCACCAGGAGCACGTCTATCTCGAACCCCAGGGCATGGCGGCCATTCCCCGGGAGGACGGATCCCTGGAGGTCATCGGTTCCATGCAGTGCCCCTATTACGTTCACTCCGCCCTGGTCAAGGGGCTGGGGTTCTCTCCCGAAAAGGTCATGGTTCGTCAGACTGAGACTGGAGGCGGTTTCGGAGGGAAAGAGGACTATCCGTCCATCCTCGGACTCCACGCAGCCCTTCTTGCCCTGAAGAGCGGACGGCCGGTGAAAATGGTCTACGACAGGAAGGAAGACCTTCTGTGCACCACGAAGCGTCACCCATCGGTCATCAGGCACCGGACAGGGGTCAAAAAGGACGGAACGCTGGTGGCGGCGGAAATCGACATCATCCTTGACGGTGGCGCATTTACTACCATGAGCAAGGTGGTGCTCTCCCGCTCCATCCTTCACGCCACCGGGTGCTATTTTATTCCCCATGTCTCCGTCAGGGCACGGGCGGTGGCCACAAACACGCCTCCCAACGGCGCCTTCAGGGGATTCGGGGTTCCCCAGAGCAATTTTGCCATCGAACGGCACATGGACAGGATCGCGGAGATTCTCGGAATGGATCCCCTGGACCTCAGAAAGAAGAACATTCTGAAAAACGGTTCCTCCTTTCCCTATGGACAGGTTCTCGGGGAAGGGATGTCGGCGGAGCTTGTTCTGGACAGGGTGCTCGAAATGTCCGGCTACCGGGAAAAACGGCGCCTGTTCGCAGAAGAAAACAGAAAGAATCCCTTTCTCAGGAAGGGAATAGGCCTCTCCCTCGGACTTCACGGCGGCGGCTTTACCGGGAGCGGGGAGGAATATATCAGCGGCTCCTCATCCGTCAGGGTTTCTGGGGGCGAGAGGGTGGAGGTGCTGGTGAGCAGCGTTGAAATGGGCCAGGGTGCATCCACGGTCCTGGCAATGATCGCGGCGGAGACCCTCGGGCTGGACCTCATGAGCGTGGTCCACCATGTTCCCGATACGTCGGTGGTTCCGAACAGCGGCCCCACGGTGGCATCCAGGACGACCATGTACGTGGGCAAAACGGTCCAGGATGCCTGCATATCCCTTGTGGAGCAAATGGCGGAAAAAGCCGCCGAACTTGAAGAGTTTGCCGGGAAGCGTTTTTCCTATGAAAAGGGAGTTTTTGCGGCAGGAGAAAAGGACCGGATTCCTTTCTTCGAGATGGCGAAGCGGCTCGCCTCCTTCCCCGGAATTCTTTCGGCCACTGCGCGATACCGGCCGATCCCCGGCTTCTCGTGGGATGAATCAACCTACACCGGGGATGCGTACAAGGCCTACGCCTGGATCGCCAACGTGGTGGAGGTCGAGGTGGACATGGACACCTTCGAAATTTCGCCCCGGAAGGCCTATGTTTCAGCCGAGATCGGAAAGGCCGTTTCTCCCGTCCTTGCCTCCGGTCAGATCGAAGGAGGATCCCTCCAGGCTTTCGGCTACGCCTACCTCGAGGACGTGGGGATGAAAAACGGGAGCTATACCACGGCGCACCTCAACCAGTACCTGATCCCCACGACCCTCGACACGCCGGATTTCTCCGTGGACCTCCAGGAAGTTCCCTTTTCGGGGGGCCCCTACGGAGCGAAGGGGCTGGGCGAGCTGCCCATGGACTCAGGCGCTCCTGCCCTTGTCGCCGCCGTCGGACACGCCGCGGGAGTCTTTCCCGAAGGGATACCGGTGACAGGAGAATATCTGCATTCCCTTCTCCGGAAAAATAAGAAGGAACGGAAGGCAGGAGAACAATGA